A window of Argopecten irradians isolate NY chromosome 14, Ai_NY, whole genome shotgun sequence contains these coding sequences:
- the LOC138307053 gene encoding monocarboxylate transporter 12-like yields the protein MFYNCFPGIGFGLCFSPSVVIIANYFNKYRAIASGISLAGGGLGGMVFPYLIQYLLREYGLRDALLVYGAIMLNICPCGLLMRPIQDSTTKTNKQLSVLSVKPADINTKTIIDDMLTFIKQIMRAVHDLEWCMFKQWNSIVLFVVVFFAMFGYNSLFNIIPAFLDEIEFTKDDVAFVLFIFGLSDLIGRILFGMLMNVFPKHRHLLFTLTVFLFGSGIVGTYFIHTKVEFCVLLGCYGVFAGGYNGTLMVMAVEYVDLDRLPSTWGFMCWSAAMAFLLNPVATGALRDNTGTWTHTFLLSGTMSLTAVLILIFKSLKDRRKTVPKTETITVERY from the exons ATGTTTTACAATTGTTTTCCAGGTATTGGTTTCGGACTTTGTTTTTCACCATCCGTCGTGATCATAGCCAACTACTTTAACAAATATAGAGCGATCGCTTCTGGTATATCCCTTGCTGGAGGAGGCCTCGGAGGGATGGTATTCCCCTATCTCATCCAGTATCTGCTGAGGGAGTATGGACTAAGGGACGCTTTACTGGTATATGGTGCTATCATGTTGAACATCTGCCCATGTGGCCTTCTAATGCGTCCAATACAAGATAgcacaacaaaaacaaacaaacaactgtCAGTTTTGTCTGTAAAGCCAGCAGatatcaacacaaaaacaataattgatgaTATGCTGACTTTCATAAAACAGATTATGCGCGCTGTTCATGATTTAGAATGGTGCATGTTTAAACAATGGAAcagcattgttttatttgttgttgtgtttttcgCGATGTTTGGATATAACAGTTTATTCAATATAATACCCGCTTTCCTTGACGAAATAGAGTTCACAAAAGATGACGTAGCATTTGTCCTCTTTATATTCGGACTTTCGGATCTGATTGGAAGAATTTTGTTCGGAATGCTCATGAACGTATTTCCAAAGCATCGTCATCTTCTATTCACTTTAACAGTTTTTCTTTTTGGTTCCGGTATCGTCGGAACGTATTTTATTCATACAAAAGTTGAATTTTGTGTTCTTTTGGGATGCTATGGAGTGTTCGCCGGTGGATACAACGGTACTCTTATGGTGATGGCCGTGGAATATGTCGACCTTGACCGCCTACCTAGTACATGGGGCTTTATGTGCTGGTCAGCAGCGATGGCGTTTTTGTTAAATCCTGTTGCAACAG gCGCTCTCAGAGACAACACTGGTACATGGACTCACACATTCCTGTTATCGGGGACAATGTCACTCACCGCAGTTCTAATTCTGATTTTCAAATCATTGAAGGACAGACGAAAAACTGTACCCAAAACTGAGACTATTACTGTGGAGAGATATTAG
- the LOC138307417 gene encoding tripartite motif-containing protein 2-like translates to MTAQVPVLGQRTCLNPSHKGKTFEWFCESCADLICVSCISTTHKGHNIVQLSVVTPDNKNKIKQFVSDTEKNDLMEIRKEINSMEDILEKHLSHYKSVELEVEDQGTKLKQDVDTMIAQTLSQLKCSKDENTALIISYKDELEKRLGDIKENLERCKQSLQTGSDIEVFDTMKIIRTGTTLPTRPIMGTAKFTPNLCPSLLTALGEMSLTQPSAASGASPDRPNLLPKAKVLAEWAPTNNIKSICPTIGGGAWSCEMSSETITDWTPTGEVYQLKESLVRITDICVVPKTYALWACSNKDNSVVKLTSGELKWQFSTKSEPLSLCVTKDDQVLVGSKQKITKYTQTGKLVNTTKASLFKKQKVVSPWRLTECQVSKNVAVGDGDWSVDGGKDEPLVLVLDIHLQEVWRYGRSQHATKPGSRPFDPYDVTYDSMGQLIVADYSNRCLHLLSGDGIYLRLLHTDTFRPQALCVDTKGVIWAGFGEDTTSTKNVKLLQYTRD, encoded by the coding sequence ATGACAGCACAAGTACCAGTTCTTGGACAAAGGACATGTTTGAATCCTAGTCACAAAGGGAAGACATTCGAGTGGTTTTGTGAGTCATGCGCAGACCTCATATGCGTCAGTTGTATTTCTACTACTCACAAAGGTCACAACATTGTCCAGTTAAGTGTCGTCACTCCTGACAACAAGAACAAAATTAAACAGTTCGTCAGTGACACCGAGAAAAATGACTTGATGGAAATCCGAAAGGAAATCAACTCTATGGAAGATATATTGGAGAAACATTTAAGCCATTACAAAAGTGTAGAGCTGGAAGTGGAAGACCAAGGCACTAAGCTGAAACAAGATGTTGATACAATGATAGCTCAAACGCTATCTCAGTTGAAATGTTCCAAAGATGAAAACACGGCGCTCATCATCAGCTACAAGGATGAATTGGAAAAGAGGCTTGGAGACATTAAAGAGAATTTAGAGCGGTGTAAACAGTCACTTCAGACTGGATCCGACATCGAAGTGTTCGACACAATGAAGATAATCCGTACAGGAACTACACTACCTACTCGACCGATCATGGGTACCGCTAAATTCACCCCCAATCTATGTCCCTCTTTACTGACTGCATTGGGAGAAATGAGTCTGACGCAACCATCAGCAGCTTCGGGAGCAAGTCCAGATCGTCCAAACCTCTTACCTAAAGCTAAAGTTCTGGCAGAGTGGGCACCTACTAACAACATCAAATCGATCTGCCCAACTATTGGAGGAGGAGCGTGGTCCTGTGAGATGTCAAGTGAGACTATTACCGATTGGACCCCTACAGGAGAGGTCTACCAGCTGAAGGAAAGTCTTGTTAGAATCacagatatatgtgtggtaCCGAAAACATATGCACTTTGGGCCTGCTCAAACAAAGACAACAGTGTTGTGAAGCTCACATCAGGCGAACTGAAATGGCAATTCAGTACCAAATCCGAACCCTTAAGCCTATGTGTCACTAAAGACGACCAAGTCTTAGTAGGATCTAAACAGAAAATTACAAAGTACACTCAAACTGGAAAACTGGTTAATACTACAAAAGCTTCACTGTTTAAGAAACAAAAAGTTGTTTCGCCATGGAGGTTGACAGAGTGTCAGGTGAGTAAAAACGTAGCGGTGGGGGATGGTGATTGGTCAGTCGATGGTGGTAAGGACGAACCACTTGTCCTAGTactagacatacatttacaggAAGTTTGGAGATACGGACGATCGCAGCACGCGACCAAGCCTGGATCACGACCTTTTGACCCGTATGACGTAACATACGATTCAATGGGACAGTTAATAGTTGCTGATTACAGTAACAGATGTCTTCATCTGTTGAGTGGGGATGGAATATACCTGAGATTGCTACATACAGACACATTCAGACCTCAGGCTTTATGTGTCGACACCAAAGGCGTCATATGGGCAGGATTTGGCGAGGACACAACCAGCACGAAAAATGTCAAGCTTCTACAATATACCAGAGATTAG